From Drosophila yakuba strain Tai18E2 chromosome 2L, Prin_Dyak_Tai18E2_2.1, whole genome shotgun sequence, one genomic window encodes:
- the LOC6526901 gene encoding laminin subunit beta-1, whose amino-acid sequence MLELRLIVVIVLGLLSSQWDPVDSQRPPQHGRRDRPKYPPNKFIKTHPCERSSCYPATGNLLIGRENRLTASSTCGLHSPERFCILSHLQDKKCFLCDTREETKQDPYKNHRIGQIIYKTKPGTNLPTWWQSENGKENATIQLDLEAEFHFTHLIITFTTFRPAAMYIERSFDFGQTWHIYRYFAYDCKESFPGVPTVLENITDVMCTSRYSNVEPSRNGEVIFRVLPPNINVTDPYAEHVQNQLKMTNLRIQMTKLHKLGDNLLDSRLENEEKYYYGISNMVVRGSCSCYGHASQCLPLDPAFSQADNEDGMVHGRCECTHNTKGMNCEECEDFFNDLPWKPAFGKKTNACKKCECNDHAVSCHFDEAVFTASGFVSGGVCDNCLHNTRGQHCEECMPYFYRDPAQDITSENVCLPCDCDPQGSSDDGICDSLIDAEDGAVAGACHCKAFVTGRRCNQCKDGYWNLQSDNPEGCEACTCNALGTLNNSGCVMRTGECKCKKYVTGKDCNQCMPETYGLSESPEGCSLCNCDSGGSYDNYCDVISGQCRCRPHMTGRSCSQPKQNYFIPLLPEVHEAEVVDECISYGVNGNCSLVAETPDGSFTGIGFTRVPENSELVFTVGDIPRSMPYDAVIRYQSTSRGDWEDAFITLVRPDQVDPEGGCGELAAATSSETRIPFSLPERSRQVVALNEVCLEAGKVYKFRIYFERKRHDVDSPTATILVDSLTLIPRIDVTPIFQGSVLADIRRNDYEKYNCKSSLYDMNYKSDPRCQDLDNILSVFVHDGASMCNCNPTGSLSKVCESNGGYCQCKPNVVGRQCDQCAPGTYGFGPEGCKACDCNSIGSKDKICDLITGQCQCVPNTYGRECNQCQPGYWNFPECRVCQCNGHAATCDPIQGTCIDCQDSTTGYSCDSCLDGYYGNPLFGSEIGCRPCRCPETVASGMAHADGCSLDTRNNNMLCHCQEGYSGSRCEICADNFFGNPDNGGTCSKCECSNNVDLYDTGNCDRQTGACLKCLYQTTGDHCELCKDGFFGDALQQNCQQCECDFLGTNNTIAHCDRYTGQCPCLPNVQGVRCDQCAENHWKIASGEGCESCNCDPIGALHEQCNSYTGQCQCKPGFGGRACNQCQAHYWGNPNEKCQPCECDQYGAADFQCDRETGNCVCHEGIGGYKCNECARGYIGQFPHCAPCGECFNNWDLILSALEDATTATILRAKEIKQVGATGAYTSEFSELDKKLQHIRNLLQNTSVSLVDIEKLDQETQSLRDQLQASHGRLSETEQNLDNIYNSLSLSGVELESLQNHSRLVQQLSKELKENGIQLQESNIEGALNLTRHAYERVSNLSTLKEEANELASNTDRNCKRVENLSNKIQAEADNLANNDKQITDYRAELTSLTSQIPELNNQVCGKAGDPCDSLCGGAGCGHCGGFLSCERGAKTHSEEALKVAKDAEAAITNKKDQADQTIRALTQAKLNASEAYEKAKRGFEQSERYLNQTNANIKLAENLFSALNNFQENKTASPSESKELAQKTLDLDLKLEPEEIETLGDQINRAVSSLKNVEAIIYRTKPDLDRVNNLQSIANATKEKADKILDSANSVVENLAAADESQGKAKDAIQQANSNIELASKDLEKIDEETNSAEAPANNTAQQVEKLAKKVQKLQNNIIKNDRDAKEITKEANSVKLEAMRARGEANNLQSATSATNQTLTDRASRSENARERAKQLLQRASKLTVDTNAKLKDLNDLQTVYLNKNQQLLRLQAEIGPLNKQLNEHLIHIKERGSHYRQCYT is encoded by the exons ATGTTGGAGCTGCGGCTTATCGTGGTCATTGTGCTCGGCCTGCTCAGCAGCCAGTGGGACCCAGTGGACTCCCAAAGACCGCCCCAGCATGGCCGACGCGATCGCCCGAAATATCCGCCGAACAAGTTTATCAAGACGCATCCATGCGAGAGATCCTCCTGCTACCCGGCAACGGGTAATCTTCTGATCGGCAGAGAAAACCGCCTGACTGCCAGCTCCACGTGTGGTCTGCACTCGCCGGAGAGATTCTGCATTCTGTCGCATCTGCAGGATAAGAAGTGTTTCCTCTGCGACACGCGGGAGGAGACCAAGCAAGATCCGTACAAGAATCATCGCATCGGTCAGATTATATATAAAACCAAGCCCGGCACTAATCTACCCACCTGGTGGCAGTCCGAGAATGGCAAGGAAAATGCCACCATTCAACTGGATCTGGAGGCGGAGTTCCACTTCACCCATTTGATCATAACCTTCACCACCTTCCGGCCAGCGGCCATGTACATCGAGAGATCCTTTGATTTCGGCCAGACCTGGCACATTTACAGATACTTCGCCTACGACTGCAAGGAATCCTTCCCGGGAGTGCCCACTGTCTTGGAAAACATCACCGATGTGATGTGCACTTCGCGGTACTCCAACGTGGAGCCGTCGAGGAATGGTGAGGTGATCTTTAGGGTGCTGCCACCGAACATCAATGTGACAGATCCCTATGCGGAGCACGTGCAGAATCAGCTGAAGATGACTAATCTCAGGATTCAGATGACCAAGCTGCACAAGCTGGGTGACAATCTTTTGGACAGCAGATTGGAGAACGAGGAGAAATACTACTATGGCATCTCCAACATGGTGGTGCGcggatcctgctcctgctacGGCCACGCCTCTCAGTGTCTACCATTGGACCCCGCCTTCTCACAGGCGGACAATGAAGATGGCATGGTTCATGGCCGATGTGAGTGTACCCACAACACCAAGGGAATGAATTGCGAGGAGTGCGAGGACTTCTTCAACGATCTGCCCTGGAAACCGGCCTTTGGCAAGAAAACGAATGCCTGTAAGAAATGCGAGTGCAACGATCACGCCGTTAGCTGTCACTTCGATGAGGCTGTCTTCACGGCATCCGGATTCGTGTCCGGCGGCGTGTGCGACAATTGCTTGCACAATACCCGGGGTCAGCATTGCGAGGAGTGCATGCCGTACTTTTACCGCGATCCCGCCCAGGATATAACGTCCGAAAATGTTTGCCTGCCCTGTGACTGTGATCCTCAAGGCTCGTCGGACGACGGCATCTGTGACTCCCTAATTGATGCAGAGGATGGTGCTGTAGCCGGTGCCTGCCATTGCAAGGCCTTTGTCACGGGACGTCGTTGTAATCAGTGCAAGGATGGTTACTGGAATCTGCAGTCGGATAACCCCGAAGGCTGCGAGGCGTGCACCTGCAACGCCCTGGGCACTCTGAACAACTCCGGATGCGTGATGCGCACCGGAGAGTGCAAGTGTAAGAAGTATGTGACGGGCAAGGACTGCAACCAGTGCATGCCGGAGACCTATGGACTTTCGGAATCCCCGGAGGGATGCTCTCTGTGTAACTGCGATTCTGGTGGATCCTACGATAATTACTGCGATGTTATTAGCGGTCAATGTCGCTGCAGGCCCCACATGACGGGAAGGTCCTGTTCGCAACCGAAACAGAATTACTTTATACCCCTGCTGCCCGAGGTTCATGAAGCAGAGGTGGTTGATGAGTGCATCTCCTATGGCGTCAATGGTAACTGCAGCCTGGTGGCCGAAACTCCGGATGGCAGCTTCACGGGCATTGGTTTCACCAGGGTACCCGAGAACTCGGAACTCGTCTTCACCGTCGGTGATATTCCTCGATCCATGCCTTATGATGCGGTTATACGTTATCAGAGCACTTCTCGCGGGGATTGGGAGGACGCGTTTATCACGCTGGTGCGACCCGATCAAGTGGATCCGGAAGGCGGATGCGGTGAACTAGCGGCAGCCACTTCTTCGGAAACCAGGATTCCGTTCTCCCTTCCCGAACGCAGCCGTCAGGTGGTCGCTTTGAATGAAGTGTGCTTGGAAGCTGGAAAGGTTTATAAGTTCCGAATTTACTTTGAGCGGAAGCGACACGATGTGGACAGTCCCACAGCCACGATCTTGGTGGATTCCCTAACCCTCATTCCCCGCATCGATGTGACGCCCATCTTCCAAGGATCCGTGCTGGCCGATATACGCCGCAATGATTATGAGAAATACAATTGCAAATCCTCGTTGTACGATATGAACTACAAGTCCGATCCTAGATGCCAAGACCTTGACAATATCCTCAGTGTGTTCGTCCACGACGGCGCCAGCATGTGTAACTGCAACCCCACCGGTTCGCTCAGCAAGGTGTGCGAATCCAATGGAGGTTACTGCCAATGTAAGCCCAATGTGGTGGGCAGGCAGTGCGATCAGTGTGCTCCGGGCACCTATGGTTTTGGTCCCGAAGGTTGCAAGGCGTGCGATTGTAACAGCATCGGATCGAAGGATAAAATCTGCGACCTGATCACCGGCCAGTGCCAGTGTGTGCCCAATACCTATGGCCGGGAGTGTAATCAGTGCCAGCCGGGCTATTGGAACTTCCCCGAGTGCCGAGTGTGCCAGTGCAATGGCCATGCGGCCACTTGTGATCCCATTCAAGGAACCTGCATAGATTGTCAG GACTCGACCACGGGCTATAGCTGCGACAGCTGTCTGGACGGCTACTATGGAAACCCACTATTCGGCAGTGAGATCGGATGCCGACCATGCCGCTGCCCGGAGACGGTGGCCAGTGGCATGGCCCACGCAGATGGCTGCTCCCTGGACACACGGAACAATAACATGCTGTGCCACTGCCAGGAAGGATATTCCGGCTCACGTTGCGAGATATGTGCGGACAACTTCTTTGGCAATCCGGACAACGGCGGAACCTGCTCCAAGTGCGAGTGCAGCAACAATGTCGATCTCTATGACACCGGCAACTGCGATCGGCAGACGGGAGCTTGCCTGAAGTGCTTGTATCAGACGACGGGCGATCACTGCGAGTTGTGCAAGGATGGCTTCTTTGGGGATGCACTGCAGCAGAATTGCCAGCAGTGCGAATGCGATTTCCTCGGCACGAATAACACCATTGCTCATTGCGATCGTTATACGGGCCAGTGTCCCTGTTTGCCAAATGTGCAGGGTGTGCGTTGCGATCAGTGTGCCGAGAACCACTGGAAGATTGCCTCTGGCGAGGGATGCGAAAGCTGCAACTGCGATCCAATTGGAGCTCTCCATGAACAGTGTAATTCCTACACGGGACAGTGCCAGTGCAAGCCAGGATTTGGCGGCAGGGCCTGTAATCAGTGCCAGGCTCATTACTGGGGCAATCCCAACGAGAAGTGCCAGCCCTGCGAGTGCGATCAATACGGAGCTGCTGATTTCCAGTGCGACCGGGAGACGGGCAATTGTGTCTGCCACGAGGGCATTGGGGGCTACAAGTGTAACGAGTGCGCCAGGGGCTACATTGGTCAGTTCCCACACTGCGCACCATGTGGCGAGTGCTTCAACAACTGGGATTTGATCTTGAGTGCCCTGGAAGATGCCACCACTGCCACTATCCTACGAGCCAAGGAAATCAAACAGGTGGGAGCCACCGGTGCCTACACGTCCGAGTTCAGTGAACTGGACAAGAAGTTGCAACACATTAGGAATCTGCTGCAGAACACCTCAGTCAGTCTGGTTGATATCGAGAAACTGGACCAGGAAACCCAATCGCTTAGGGACCAACTTCAGGCGTCCCATGGCCGATTAAGTGAAACCGAGCAGAACCTGGACAATATATACAATTCGCTGAGTTTGTCGGGCGTGGAGCTAGAGAGTCTGCAAAATCATTCCAGGTTGGTGCAACAACTGTCCAAGGAACTGAAGGAGAACGGCATACAACTGCAGGAGTCGAATATTGAGGGAGCTCTGAACCTCACACGCCACGCCTACGAAAGAGTCAGCAATTTGTCGACCCTCAAAGAGGAGGCCAATGAATTAGCCTCGAACACGGATAGGAATTGCAAGAGAGTGGAAAATCTGTCTAATAAGATCCAAGCCGAAGCCGATAACCTGGCAAACAATGACAAACAGATCACAGACTACCGCGCAGAGTTGACTTCCCTGACCTCCCAAATACCCGAGCTTAACAACCAGGTTTGCGGCAAGGCAGGCGATCCCTGTGATAGCTTGTGCGGCGGTGCTGGATGCGGCCATTGTGGCGGTTTTCTGTCCTGCGAACGTGGCGCCAAAACCCACTCGGAGGAAGCCCTTAAGGTGGCCAAGGATGCCGAAGCGGCCATTACCAACAAGAAGGATCAGGCAGATCAAACGATCAGGGCTCTAACCCAGGCCAAGCTGAATGCCTCCGAGGCGTATGAGAAGGCCAAGAGGGGCTTCGAGCAATCGGAGCGTTATCTGAACCAAACCAATGCCAATATCAAGCTCGCAGAAAATCTATTCTCAGCCCTCAATAACTTCCAGGAGAACAAGACAGCTTCTCCGTCGGAGAGCAAAGAACTGGCACAGAAAACTCTCGACCTGGACCTGAAACTGGAACCCGAGGAGATTGAGACGCTGGGAGACCAGATCAACAGGGCTGTGTCATCGCTGAAGAATGTGGAAGCCATCATCTACAGGACCAAACCCGATTTGGACAGGGTCAATAATCTGCAGAGCATTGCCAATGCCACCAAGGAGAAAGCCGACAAGATCCTGGACTCTGCCAATTCGGTTGTGGAGAACTTGGCGGCGGCAGATGAATCACAGGGCAAAGCCAAGGATGCCATTCAGCAGGCGAACAGCAACATTGAGTTAGCCAGCAAGGATCTGGAGAAGATCGATGAGGAAACGAATTCCGCCGAAGCACCAGCCAATAACACAGCCCAGCAGGTGGAGAAATTGGCCAAGAAAGTGCAGAAACTGCAGAATAATATAATTAAGAACGATCGCGATGCCAAGGAGATCACCAAGGAGGCGAATAGCGTTAAACTGGAGGCCATGCGGGCTCGAGGAGAGGCCAACAATCTACAGTCGGCCACCAGTGCCACCAATCAGACCCTCACCGATCGAGCAAGTCGCTCGGAGAATGCCAGGGAACGGGCCAAGCAGCTCCTCCAGAGGGCCTCCAAACTAACCGTCGACACGAACGCCAAGCTGAAGGATCTGAACGATCTGCAGACCGTCTATCTGAACAAGAACCAACAGCTGCTGCGTTTGCAGGCCGAGATTGGCCCCTTGAACAAGCAGCTCAACGAGCACCTGATTCACATCAAGGAGCGGGGGTCGCACTACAGGCAGTGCTATACGTAG